In the Rubripirellula tenax genome, TCCCGGCGTCCCAGTAGACTGCGCCGTTGCTAAACGGAAGGTGGACATTGAAGGCTCTACCTCCCGACGAATTGACTCCGTAAAGAATGCTGTCGTTGGTCGGTTGCGTGTCTCCCCCATAGGCCCAAAACGCGAACGTCACTTCTTGGCCGATCGTATCAAACGTAGAGACCGGTACAGAGATATTGCCATCGACATTGAATTCGATAGCTCCATCAAGTTGGCCATCCCCCCACGCACCACCGGTGACCGTGCCATGATTGCCATTCCCTGTGGCATCCGTCGCCACCACGCCGGACGTTTCATCAAGCGGATACCAAGCCACCGCCGTCATTACCACACGTGCCTCGAGAGTCTCGAACAAACGCAGGCGACGCCGTTCGTCTGAAGTGCGGCGCTGACGAGACTTGGATCGACGCGACCACAGATCGGAAGCAAAGTGATGGAGACGGGACATTGGCTTTCCGGGTTAATCCTGGCTTAGAGAGATTTCGAACTGCAACGAGCTAGAAGCGAATCGGACTTGACCGTAAAGAGCTTCGACTACCCCACTAGCAACGGGTCATTATTCTCGACGCCAGTTACTGAGCGCCAGATCAACGAGGCGGTCTTGTTGCAGTGGACGATCGGAAACCCAATCCAATTCATCGTCGCGGTCCGATAGCGAGTCCTGTTGTGCAATGGCGATCACTTCAGCTTCTTGGCCCGACGAGCGTCCCAGCTTGTTGATGATTCGCAGGCTGTCCAGGGCCGTGACTTGGCCGTCACCGCTGACGTCATAGAAGAACGCCGACGACTGGCGTTCTGAGAAACCCCACAGTTCGGACGACGCAGCGGTTTGTCCGAGGAAGTTGATTCCGATCAAGGCGTCCAACGCCGTGACCTGTCCAT is a window encoding:
- a CDS encoding dockerin type I domain-containing protein, translated to GQVTALDALIGINFLGQTAASSELWGFSERQSSAFFYDVSGDGQVTALDSLRIINKLGRSSGQEAEVIAIAQQDSLSDRDDELDWVSDRPLQQDRLVDLALSNWRRE